The Penaeus vannamei isolate JL-2024 chromosome 13, ASM4276789v1, whole genome shotgun sequence genome window below encodes:
- the LOC113814667 gene encoding UDP-glycosyltransferase UGT5 isoform X2, whose protein sequence is MLVNHAVESRNENITVVFHGLDDFRPEKVSMFRIRGDVREVSRIYSEKLVAASKKLYKVPKVRKLYERRKDFDLIIVFHMMNEVVYPFVLGLPYITVTTLGVDFVQSATLGNVLNPAYASNFILHFPHPLSFMHRCLNLLMHIATACYWKRWSVTDIHREISAQFPGFPSMLEIERNQSLTLMNSHFSLDTPLPLLPGQVEIGGMHCRPGKPLPQELESWISGAGAAGVVYFSLGSTNQGTVLPRHYRDILLQAFRRISQRVLWKNVEEVDDVPENVLVMKWVPQQDVLAHPNVKVFISHAGLLSTQEAAYHATPVLALPIAADQPRNADQIKKSGFGLALEWEEITVDLVLETLRELIDNPRYRRSAAEVSRAMRDQLTSPKDRAVFWTEYVIRHRGAPRLRSPAVELSWVEFLMLDVLAALLLVVCVAFVLLSCVARLVWRAVCARSKDKED, encoded by the exons ATGCTGGTCAACCACGCCGTCGAGTCGAGGAACGAGAACATCACCGTCGTCTTCCACGGGCTGGACGACTTCCGACCCGAGAAGGTCAGCATGTTCAGAATCCGAGGCGATGTCCGAGAAGTCTCAAGGATCTACTCCGAGAAGCTCGTGGCCGCGAGCAAGAAGCTTTACAAAGTGCCGAAAGTGAGGAAGCTttacgaaagaaggaaggactTCGACCTCATCATCGTCTTCCACATGATGAACGAG GTCGTTTACCCCTTCGTCCTCGGCCTTCCCTACATCACTGTCACGACGCTCGGGGTGGACTTCGTGCAGAGCGCCACCCTCGGCAACGTCTTGAATCCAGCCTACGCCAGCAATTTCATACtccacttcccgcacccgctgaGCTTCATGCATCGTTGCCTCAACCTGCTCATGCACATCGCCACGGCCTGCTACTGGAAGCGCTGGTCCGTGACCGATATTCACAGAGAG ATCTCGGCGCAGTTTCCCGGCTTTCCGTCAATGCTGGAGATCGAGCGCAATCAGAGCCTTACCCTCATGAACTCGCACTTCAGCCTGGACACGCCCCTGCCGCTGCTTCCCGGCCAGGTGGAAATTGGGGGCATGCACTGCAGGCCCGGCAAGCCCCTCCCGCAG GAATTGGAGTCGTGGATCTCTGGCGCCGGAGCAGCAGGAGTCGTGTACTTCAGCCTGGGCTCCACCAACCAGGGCACCGTCCTTCCCCGTCACTACCGCGATATCCTTCTTCAGGCGTTCAGGAGGATCAGCCAGCGAGTCCTTTGGAAGAATGTAGAGGAGGTAGACGATGTTCCTGAAAACGTGCTGGTGATGAAGTGGGTTCCTCAACAGGACGTTCTTG CGCACCCCAACGTGAAGGTGTTCATCAGCCACGCCGGACTCCTCAGCACGCAGGAGGCCGCCTACCACGCCACGCCCGTGCTCGCCCTGCCCATCGCGGCGGACCAGCCCAGGAACGCAGACCAGATCAAGAAATCCGGATTCGGCCTGGCGCTCGAGTGGGAGGAGATCACGGTCGACCTCGTCCTCGAGACACTGCGCGAGCTAATCGACAACCCGAG GTACCGGCGGAGCGCCGCGGAGGTCTCGCGGGCGATGCGCGACCAGCTGACCTCGCCGAAGGACCGCGCCGTCTTCTGGACCGAGTATGTGATCCGCCACAGAGGCGCCCCAAGGCTGAGGAGCCCCGCGGTGGAACTCTCCTGGGTCGAGTTCCTCATGCTGGACGTCCTGGCGGCTCTCCTGCTGGTCGTCTGCGTCGCCTTCGTGCTCCTGAGTTGCGTCGCGCGGCTTGTCTGGCGGGCCGTGTGCGCGCGGAGCAAAGACAAGGAGGATTAG
- the LOC113814667 gene encoding UDP-glycosyltransferase UGT5 isoform X1, protein MTPRVGVSLWAWAACVGWALLSVAAADLPPPERQYSILFLLPMSSTSHRNIFMSVAEALAERGHNVTMLVNHAVESRNENITVVFHGLDDFRPEKVSMFRIRGDVREVSRIYSEKLVAASKKLYKVPKVRKLYERRKDFDLIIVFHMMNEVVYPFVLGLPYITVTTLGVDFVQSATLGNVLNPAYASNFILHFPHPLSFMHRCLNLLMHIATACYWKRWSVTDIHREISAQFPGFPSMLEIERNQSLTLMNSHFSLDTPLPLLPGQVEIGGMHCRPGKPLPQELESWISGAGAAGVVYFSLGSTNQGTVLPRHYRDILLQAFRRISQRVLWKNVEEVDDVPENVLVMKWVPQQDVLAHPNVKVFISHAGLLSTQEAAYHATPVLALPIAADQPRNADQIKKSGFGLALEWEEITVDLVLETLRELIDNPRYRRSAAEVSRAMRDQLTSPKDRAVFWTEYVIRHRGAPRLRSPAVELSWVEFLMLDVLAALLLVVCVAFVLLSCVARLVWRAVCARSKDKED, encoded by the exons ATGACGCCCCGCGTCGGTGTGTccctgtgggcgtgggcggcctgCGTAGGGTGGGCCTTGCTGAGCGTGGCGGCCGCGGACCTGCCTCCCCCCGAGAGACAGTACAGTATCCTGTTCCTCCTGCCGATGTCCTCCACGAGCCACAGGAACATCTTCATGTCGGTCGCCGAGGCCCTGGCAGAGCGGGGCCACAAC GTGACGATGCTGGTCAACCACGCCGTCGAGTCGAGGAACGAGAACATCACCGTCGTCTTCCACGGGCTGGACGACTTCCGACCCGAGAAGGTCAGCATGTTCAGAATCCGAGGCGATGTCCGAGAAGTCTCAAGGATCTACTCCGAGAAGCTCGTGGCCGCGAGCAAGAAGCTTTACAAAGTGCCGAAAGTGAGGAAGCTttacgaaagaaggaaggactTCGACCTCATCATCGTCTTCCACATGATGAACGAG GTCGTTTACCCCTTCGTCCTCGGCCTTCCCTACATCACTGTCACGACGCTCGGGGTGGACTTCGTGCAGAGCGCCACCCTCGGCAACGTCTTGAATCCAGCCTACGCCAGCAATTTCATACtccacttcccgcacccgctgaGCTTCATGCATCGTTGCCTCAACCTGCTCATGCACATCGCCACGGCCTGCTACTGGAAGCGCTGGTCCGTGACCGATATTCACAGAGAG ATCTCGGCGCAGTTTCCCGGCTTTCCGTCAATGCTGGAGATCGAGCGCAATCAGAGCCTTACCCTCATGAACTCGCACTTCAGCCTGGACACGCCCCTGCCGCTGCTTCCCGGCCAGGTGGAAATTGGGGGCATGCACTGCAGGCCCGGCAAGCCCCTCCCGCAG GAATTGGAGTCGTGGATCTCTGGCGCCGGAGCAGCAGGAGTCGTGTACTTCAGCCTGGGCTCCACCAACCAGGGCACCGTCCTTCCCCGTCACTACCGCGATATCCTTCTTCAGGCGTTCAGGAGGATCAGCCAGCGAGTCCTTTGGAAGAATGTAGAGGAGGTAGACGATGTTCCTGAAAACGTGCTGGTGATGAAGTGGGTTCCTCAACAGGACGTTCTTG CGCACCCCAACGTGAAGGTGTTCATCAGCCACGCCGGACTCCTCAGCACGCAGGAGGCCGCCTACCACGCCACGCCCGTGCTCGCCCTGCCCATCGCGGCGGACCAGCCCAGGAACGCAGACCAGATCAAGAAATCCGGATTCGGCCTGGCGCTCGAGTGGGAGGAGATCACGGTCGACCTCGTCCTCGAGACACTGCGCGAGCTAATCGACAACCCGAG GTACCGGCGGAGCGCCGCGGAGGTCTCGCGGGCGATGCGCGACCAGCTGACCTCGCCGAAGGACCGCGCCGTCTTCTGGACCGAGTATGTGATCCGCCACAGAGGCGCCCCAAGGCTGAGGAGCCCCGCGGTGGAACTCTCCTGGGTCGAGTTCCTCATGCTGGACGTCCTGGCGGCTCTCCTGCTGGTCGTCTGCGTCGCCTTCGTGCTCCTGAGTTGCGTCGCGCGGCTTGTCTGGCGGGCCGTGTGCGCGCGGAGCAAAGACAAGGAGGATTAG